One genomic segment of Candidatus Hydrogenedentota bacterium includes these proteins:
- a CDS encoding radical SAM protein, producing MTHSPYRIAVVFLHPACNMTCSFCITENSMDTMSFEQGAQLFTHLKQRGIGNVVLGGGEPFAWPHDTVALAGAAKEHGHFVQVGTNGIAMPESYESLACFDRYVLPLDSVDENVHNALRRHGPGHHALILERLRALLEARKSVTLSTVVTSQNVDGLAELGSFIADYQRQGGQVHGWHLYKFIPEGRGGRDNADWLDIPAHVYDDACANVKHLVLGFTVFKRKDMMHSKTVDFFWFEGGALRVGSEVWAAREEAS from the coding sequence GTGACCCATTCACCCTATCGCATAGCGGTTGTCTTTTTGCATCCCGCGTGTAACATGACGTGTTCGTTCTGCATCACCGAGAACAGCATGGACACGATGAGCTTCGAGCAAGGCGCGCAGCTCTTTACTCATCTCAAGCAACGCGGCATCGGCAACGTCGTTCTCGGCGGGGGCGAACCGTTTGCATGGCCGCATGACACCGTTGCGCTGGCAGGCGCGGCGAAGGAGCACGGCCATTTCGTACAAGTGGGCACGAATGGAATTGCGATGCCGGAGTCATACGAATCGCTGGCATGCTTCGACCGCTATGTGCTCCCGCTCGATTCCGTTGACGAGAATGTTCATAACGCCTTGCGCCGGCACGGCCCGGGGCATCACGCGTTGATACTCGAACGGCTGCGGGCGCTGTTGGAGGCCCGAAAGTCGGTGACCCTATCGACCGTCGTTACTTCGCAAAATGTCGACGGTCTGGCCGAATTGGGCTCGTTCATCGCCGACTATCAGCGGCAAGGCGGACAGGTCCACGGCTGGCATCTCTACAAGTTCATTCCGGAAGGCCGGGGCGGTCGCGACAATGCCGATTGGCTGGATATACCCGCGCACGTGTACGACGATGCGTGCGCAAATGTGAAGCACCTCGTTCTTGGTTTCACGGTATTCAAGCGGAAAGACATGATGCACTCGAAAACCGTCGACTTTTTCTGGTTCGAAGGCGGCGCACTGCGCGTCGGCAGCGAGGTGTGGGCAGCGCGTGAGGAAGCATCGTAG
- a CDS encoding TolC family protein: MSKHRRFECARCVARAAIAVAAAMCVVNGCATGKDRFTAERIPISKPAPTSLEQAPSLRDRSDELMVKPKGGEPIALTRDGALLTAITNNRSIEVARYGPQVGQTLVPEARAAFDPKLMGTLSTGRDTRQRAATYSTKSSATSLLSSNGTQSSGSSGSGSSSATPLIDAILQGVELNRQALSDLQGIAALLEQPEHPFIKTDNTNGSLILQNYLPTGTLVFLTGEVTHTDTNLAPDDYLGEWTLGVTQSLLRGRGLDVNLVELKQAKNLAAQSEQEFRRRVLQLAGLVEDAYWEFVLAQEVLKIREFAVTLADEQLRRNQDLFSVGKIVEGDVMSAKAEKASRTADLTDARAAIRAQTLALIRLLNPESDRVWDITFSPVDQPDVAQIAVNPDLSEQLAMQYRPELYESQLELANRDLDVVRTRNNLMPRLDLTATYGRTSRGTSSSDSSAFLDSPDFDNFRVGLDFETPILYRGEKARHSRAKLLQAQAGASVSDVEQGVSTEVRQAVVEVERQWERIGATQEAVKSRLEELRIAQDRNAVGKATNLDVQIVQRNLIQAEVDEVTARVRYIEALTALYAAEGTLLERRGIRMDSEFENGEEQ, translated from the coding sequence ATGAGTAAGCACAGACGTTTCGAGTGTGCCCGGTGCGTGGCACGCGCGGCGATAGCCGTTGCAGCGGCGATGTGTGTGGTGAACGGCTGTGCCACGGGAAAAGACCGCTTCACGGCGGAACGGATTCCAATATCGAAGCCTGCCCCCACCTCTTTAGAGCAAGCACCGTCTTTGCGCGATCGATCCGACGAACTCATGGTTAAACCGAAAGGCGGTGAACCGATTGCGCTAACGCGGGACGGCGCGTTGCTGACGGCGATAACGAATAATCGAAGCATCGAGGTGGCGCGGTACGGGCCTCAAGTGGGACAGACGCTTGTGCCTGAGGCGCGCGCGGCGTTCGATCCCAAGTTGATGGGCACGTTGTCGACTGGACGCGACACGCGGCAACGCGCGGCAACCTACAGCACGAAAAGCAGCGCCACGTCCTTATTGAGCAGCAATGGGACGCAATCCAGCGGGAGTTCGGGAAGCGGTTCGTCGAGTGCGACGCCGCTAATTGACGCGATTCTTCAAGGCGTGGAATTGAACCGGCAAGCGTTGAGTGATTTGCAGGGAATCGCCGCGTTGCTGGAACAACCTGAGCATCCGTTCATCAAGACTGACAACACAAACGGCAGCCTCATCCTGCAGAACTATCTGCCAACGGGAACATTGGTGTTTCTCACGGGCGAGGTCACGCATACGGATACCAACCTTGCGCCTGACGATTACCTCGGGGAATGGACGCTGGGCGTTACGCAGTCGCTGTTGCGTGGCCGGGGACTAGATGTGAATCTCGTCGAATTGAAGCAAGCGAAGAACCTTGCCGCGCAGAGCGAGCAGGAATTCCGGCGCCGGGTACTTCAACTCGCGGGGCTTGTAGAGGATGCGTATTGGGAATTCGTGCTGGCGCAGGAAGTGCTCAAGATCCGAGAGTTTGCGGTTACGCTGGCGGATGAACAACTCAGGCGCAACCAAGACCTATTCTCGGTGGGGAAAATCGTCGAGGGTGACGTGATGTCGGCGAAGGCCGAGAAGGCGTCGCGGACGGCGGACTTGACGGATGCGCGCGCGGCGATTCGCGCGCAGACGCTAGCGCTGATCCGGCTGCTGAATCCGGAGTCGGACCGGGTCTGGGATATAACGTTTTCACCGGTAGATCAGCCCGATGTGGCGCAGATTGCGGTGAATCCGGATTTGAGTGAGCAGCTTGCGATGCAGTATCGCCCAGAGTTGTACGAATCGCAGTTGGAATTGGCGAATCGCGATTTGGATGTCGTGCGCACGCGAAACAACTTGATGCCGCGGCTTGACCTCACCGCAACGTATGGCCGAACAAGCCGGGGGACCTCGTCAAGCGATTCTTCGGCGTTCTTGGATTCGCCCGACTTCGACAATTTCCGCGTGGGATTGGACTTCGAGACGCCCATTCTGTATCGCGGAGAGAAAGCCAGGCATAGCCGTGCGAAGCTGTTGCAGGCACAAGCGGGCGCGTCGGTCTCCGACGTGGAGCAGGGTGTTTCCACGGAAGTGCGGCAGGCGGTGGTGGAAGTCGAGCGGCAGTGGGAGCGAATCGGGGCGACGCAGGAGGCCGTCAAAAGCCGGTTGGAAGAGCTTCGAATTGCTCAGGATCGGAATGCCGTGGGCAAAGCCACGAATCTGGACGTGCAAATTGTGCAGCGCAATCTCATTCAAGCGGAAGTGGATGAGGTAACCGCGCGCGTTCGATACATTGAGGCGCTCACGGCGTTGTATGCGGCGGAAGGGACTTTGCTGGAACGCCGTGGTATCCGCATGGATTCGGAATTTGAGAACGGAGAAGAGCAGTGA
- a CDS encoding efflux RND transporter periplasmic adaptor subunit, which yields MTVSNGIAMKRVLDNKLRLPMMRTVVIAVSLAMVVLFPAACSKKQNGGPNAGGPKPPTPVRAAAATVASVPVQLRTFGTGEAYSTIELKSQVSGVVTDVMFNEGDVVEKDQVLFIIDKRPFEVALKQAEANLSRVQAEHQQSQAMVARDKAQAANAKKELARDTELLSRKTISQEEYDQTKANAEALEAAVKADEAAVQSAAEMIRVNTAAIDDAKLQLDYCTIRSPIKGKTGSLLVHKGDLAKANDTQPLVIINQTQPMYVTFTLPEIHLSKVKKAMESGALKVSASIPEEEGAPVEGQVSFIDNEVQSGTGTIRLKATFANEDMRLWPGQYVSVVLDIDVLADVVVVPSEAIQVGQNGTYAYVVGADMTVAMRELKTSETQDGKTVVTEGLEVGETVVTEGQMRLAPGATVKILDDGEAKGAESG from the coding sequence GTGACGGTATCCAACGGAATTGCCATGAAACGTGTCCTCGATAATAAGCTTCGTTTGCCGATGATGCGAACGGTCGTAATCGCGGTTTCCTTGGCAATGGTTGTACTTTTTCCTGCTGCATGTTCGAAGAAGCAGAATGGCGGGCCCAATGCGGGCGGACCCAAACCGCCGACGCCGGTTCGGGCTGCGGCAGCGACGGTCGCGAGTGTGCCGGTGCAGCTTCGCACGTTTGGCACGGGCGAGGCGTATTCGACGATCGAGTTGAAGTCGCAGGTATCCGGCGTCGTCACCGATGTCATGTTCAACGAGGGCGATGTCGTCGAGAAGGATCAGGTCCTTTTTATCATCGATAAGCGTCCGTTTGAGGTTGCGCTGAAACAAGCCGAAGCGAATTTGTCGCGGGTGCAAGCGGAGCACCAGCAGTCGCAGGCCATGGTTGCGCGAGATAAGGCGCAGGCCGCCAACGCGAAGAAGGAGCTTGCTCGCGATACGGAGTTGCTGTCGCGGAAGACGATTTCGCAGGAAGAATACGACCAGACGAAAGCAAATGCCGAGGCGCTGGAGGCTGCGGTGAAAGCCGACGAGGCGGCGGTGCAGTCGGCTGCCGAAATGATACGTGTGAATACGGCGGCCATTGACGACGCGAAGCTTCAGCTTGACTATTGCACGATTCGTTCGCCGATCAAAGGGAAGACCGGCAGCCTGCTGGTGCACAAAGGGGATCTGGCCAAGGCGAATGACACGCAACCGCTCGTAATCATCAATCAGACGCAGCCCATGTACGTGACGTTTACGTTACCCGAGATTCACCTGAGCAAGGTGAAGAAGGCCATGGAAAGCGGGGCGCTGAAAGTGAGCGCCTCCATTCCCGAGGAGGAGGGCGCGCCCGTTGAAGGGCAGGTGTCGTTCATCGATAACGAAGTGCAGTCGGGTACCGGTACTATCCGGTTGAAAGCGACGTTTGCGAACGAGGACATGCGCTTGTGGCCGGGTCAATACGTGAGTGTCGTCTTGGACATCGACGTGCTCGCCGACGTAGTCGTCGTGCCGTCGGAGGCGATCCAAGTGGGGCAGAACGGCACGTATGCTTATGTTGTGGGCGCTGACATGACTGTCGCGATGCGCGAGTTAAAGACAAGCGAGACGCAAGATGGGAAGACGGTGGTGACCGAAGGGCTCGAAGTTGGCGAGACAGTGGTAACCGAAGGGCAGATGCGTTTGGCTCCAGGGGCGACCGTTAAGATTCTCGATGATGGCGAGGCAAAGGGAGCTGAAAGCGGATGA
- a CDS encoding efflux RND transporter permease subunit, giving the protein MSISAIFIRRPVMTTLVMIALFLMGARGYFALPVSDLPNVDFPTIQVSAGLPGANPETMAASVATPLERQFSTIEGIDSMTSTSVLGSTDITLQFSLSRDIDAAAQDVQAAITRVSRDLPEDMPSPPTYRKVNPADSPVIFLALTSPVLPLSTVNEFADTYIAQRISMLSGVAQVQIYGAQKYAVRVQIDPRALASRQIGIDEVVSAIQSGNVNLPAGDLQGEHQAYTLQPSGQLTDAKAYEPVIVAWRDGAPVRLRDVAKVTDSVENDKIASWYNNVRAIVLAVQRQPGTNTIEVVQSIKDLLPTFREQLPASVSMEILVDRSESIRESVDDVKHTFVLTMCLVVLVIFLFLRNVTATVIPSLALILSIVGTFAIMDFLGYSVDNLSLMALTLSVGFVVDDAIVMIENIVRRMEGGESPMEASFNGSKEIGFTILSMTLSLAAVFIPVLFMGGIIGRLLHEFAVTIAVAILISGFVSLTQTPMLCSRFLRHNPSESHGFFYNLLEKLFNAGLRMYEVTLKFAVRHRLVTLLAIIPLVYLTGHLFVAMPKGFLPLEDTGQIFVSTEAAQGISFEGMTRYQKALAQIVCDDKNVDGFMSAVGGGSSSSSSNAGRMFIHLKARDEREPIDKVIQGLRTKFAEVPGIRAFPQNRPSIVIGGRLTKSQYQFTLQGTDTSELYRYAPMLEEKLRELPGFLDVTSDLQISSPQVDIDIDRDKASALGVTVRQIETALYAAYGSRQISTIYAPNNTYRVVMELEPEFQLDPSALSLLYVRSDKGRLVPLNTVASLKKSVAPLTVTHVGQLPAVTVSFNLEPGYSLSYAVDEVKKIASTLLPQSISPSFLGTAQAFEASMRGMGFLLLGAVLVIYIILGILYESYIHPVTILSGLPAAGVGALLTLQLFGMDLNIFSIVGIIMLIGIVKKNSIMMVDFAIDARENRGMNAFDAIVSASLIRFRPIMMTTMAALMGTLPIALGMGAGSESRRPLGLAVVGGLIFSQLLTLYITPVVYIYLESIQSRFRRKRQPA; this is encoded by the coding sequence ATGAGTATTTCCGCGATCTTCATCCGTCGTCCCGTCATGACGACGCTCGTTATGATTGCCCTTTTCTTAATGGGCGCGCGTGGTTACTTTGCCCTTCCCGTAAGTGACTTGCCGAACGTCGACTTTCCCACAATTCAAGTGTCCGCCGGCCTGCCGGGCGCCAATCCCGAGACGATGGCCGCGTCGGTGGCGACGCCATTGGAGCGGCAATTCTCGACCATCGAGGGTATCGACTCGATGACATCGACGAGCGTGCTCGGCAGCACGGACATCACGTTGCAGTTCTCGCTGAGCCGCGATATCGATGCCGCGGCGCAGGACGTTCAAGCCGCGATCACGCGCGTGAGCCGCGATCTGCCCGAAGACATGCCGAGTCCACCTACGTATCGCAAAGTGAACCCTGCGGATTCACCTGTGATATTTCTTGCGCTGACTTCGCCCGTGTTGCCGCTGTCCACGGTGAACGAATTTGCGGACACGTACATTGCACAGCGCATTTCGATGTTGAGCGGCGTGGCGCAGGTACAGATCTACGGGGCGCAGAAGTACGCCGTGCGCGTGCAGATCGATCCGCGTGCGCTTGCGTCGCGCCAGATTGGAATCGACGAGGTCGTCAGCGCGATTCAGTCGGGCAACGTGAATCTGCCTGCGGGCGATTTGCAGGGGGAGCATCAGGCGTACACGCTTCAGCCTTCGGGACAGTTGACGGACGCCAAGGCGTATGAACCCGTCATCGTGGCGTGGCGGGATGGGGCGCCAGTTCGGTTGCGCGACGTGGCAAAAGTCACAGACAGCGTAGAGAACGACAAGATTGCCAGTTGGTACAACAATGTTCGCGCGATTGTGCTGGCGGTTCAGCGTCAACCGGGTACAAATACGATTGAGGTCGTTCAATCGATCAAGGATTTATTGCCGACGTTTCGGGAACAGCTTCCTGCGTCCGTGAGCATGGAGATCCTTGTCGATCGCTCCGAGTCGATCCGTGAATCGGTGGACGACGTGAAGCACACGTTCGTGCTGACCATGTGCCTTGTCGTGTTGGTGATCTTCTTGTTTCTGCGGAATGTCACGGCCACCGTAATCCCGAGTCTGGCGCTGATACTCTCCATCGTGGGCACTTTTGCGATCATGGACTTCCTGGGGTACAGCGTGGACAACCTGTCGCTCATGGCGCTCACTTTGTCGGTGGGGTTTGTCGTCGACGATGCGATCGTCATGATCGAGAACATCGTGCGACGCATGGAGGGTGGCGAGTCTCCGATGGAGGCGTCGTTCAACGGGTCGAAAGAGATTGGGTTCACGATTCTGTCAATGACACTCTCCTTGGCGGCGGTGTTCATCCCGGTATTGTTTATGGGAGGTATCATTGGCCGGTTGTTGCACGAGTTTGCCGTGACAATCGCGGTGGCCATTCTCATCTCGGGATTCGTTTCCTTAACCCAGACGCCGATGCTATGCAGCCGGTTTCTTCGACACAACCCATCCGAAAGTCATGGTTTCTTTTACAATCTGCTTGAGAAACTCTTCAATGCAGGTCTGCGTATGTATGAGGTGACCCTTAAGTTTGCGGTGCGCCACCGATTGGTCACTTTGCTTGCCATAATCCCGCTGGTCTACCTCACGGGACACCTATTTGTAGCGATGCCCAAAGGATTCCTGCCGTTGGAAGATACCGGGCAGATCTTCGTGTCGACCGAAGCGGCGCAGGGGATATCTTTCGAGGGAATGACGCGGTATCAGAAGGCGCTGGCACAAATCGTCTGCGACGACAAAAATGTAGATGGATTCATGTCGGCTGTTGGCGGCGGATCTTCCTCGTCTTCCAGCAATGCCGGCCGCATGTTTATTCACCTTAAGGCAAGGGATGAGCGTGAGCCAATCGACAAGGTGATTCAAGGGTTGCGCACGAAGTTCGCCGAAGTTCCCGGAATCCGAGCGTTTCCCCAGAATCGTCCGTCGATTGTGATCGGAGGGCGGCTGACGAAGAGCCAATATCAGTTCACGCTGCAGGGGACCGATACTTCGGAATTGTATCGTTACGCGCCGATGCTTGAAGAGAAACTGCGCGAGCTTCCCGGTTTCTTGGACGTGACCAGCGATCTACAGATTTCCAGTCCGCAGGTCGATATCGATATTGACCGTGACAAGGCATCCGCGTTGGGTGTGACTGTAAGGCAAATCGAGACGGCGCTGTATGCGGCATACGGTTCGCGTCAGATTTCAACCATTTATGCACCCAACAACACGTATCGCGTTGTCATGGAACTCGAACCCGAGTTTCAGTTGGACCCGTCGGCATTGTCATTGCTATATGTTCGTTCCGACAAGGGGCGATTAGTACCCCTCAACACGGTGGCGAGTCTCAAAAAGTCGGTTGCGCCGCTGACGGTCACGCACGTGGGGCAATTGCCGGCAGTGACCGTGTCGTTCAATCTTGAGCCGGGATATTCGCTGAGTTACGCGGTGGACGAAGTGAAGAAGATCGCTTCAACCTTGCTTCCGCAATCGATATCCCCGAGCTTTCTCGGGACGGCGCAGGCGTTTGAAGCGTCGATGCGAGGCATGGGATTCCTGTTGCTGGGGGCCGTCTTGGTCATCTACATCATTCTGGGGATTCTCTACGAGAGTTATATCCATCCGGTCACAATTCTCTCTGGTTTGCCTGCGGCAGGCGTGGGCGCGCTTTTGACGTTGCAGCTCTTTGGCATGGACCTCAATATCTTCTCCATTGTCGGGATCATCATGCTAATCGGTATCGTGAAGAAGAACTCGATCATGATGGTCGACTTCGCCATCGATGCGCGTGAAAACCGCGGTATGAATGCGTTCGACGCTATCGTCAGCGCCTCGTTGATCCGGTTCAGGCCCATCATGATGACGACGATGGCCGCACTCATGGGCACCTTGCCTATTGCGCTGGGCATGGGAGCGGGTTCCGAGTCGCGGCGTCCATTGGGTCTTGCCGTGGTGGGCGGCCTGATATTTTCGCAACTGCTGACGTTGTACATTACGCCGGTCGTCTATATTTATCTTGAATCGATTCAAAGCCGTTTTCGCCGGAAGCGTCAGCCTGCGTAA
- the aqpZ gene encoding aquaporin Z, with product MGIGKSLAAEFVGTFWLVLGGCGSAVLAAAFPEVGIGLVGVSFAFGLTVLTMAFAIGHISGCHLNPAVSVGLVVGGRFPAGRLVPYVVAQVLGAIAGAGVLYVIASGKADFSLAGGLASNGYGEHSPGQYSLLSGFVCEVVMTAMFIAIILGSTDKRAPAGFAPIAIGLGLTLIHLISIPVTNTSVNPARSTGPALFVGGWALAQLWMFWVAPILGAVLGGIAYKAIGGEERTA from the coding sequence ATGGGCATAGGAAAATCGCTTGCAGCGGAGTTCGTTGGCACGTTTTGGCTCGTTCTTGGCGGTTGCGGTAGTGCTGTGTTGGCGGCCGCGTTTCCGGAAGTGGGGATAGGGTTGGTGGGGGTCTCGTTTGCGTTCGGACTCACCGTGCTCACCATGGCGTTTGCGATCGGACACATCTCCGGATGTCATCTGAATCCGGCAGTGTCGGTTGGATTGGTGGTCGGAGGACGCTTCCCCGCCGGCAGGCTCGTACCGTACGTTGTTGCTCAGGTGCTCGGCGCGATTGCCGGGGCAGGAGTTCTCTACGTGATAGCCAGCGGCAAGGCCGATTTCTCGCTGGCGGGCGGGCTGGCTTCTAACGGCTACGGTGAGCATTCACCTGGCCAATACTCCCTTCTGTCGGGATTTGTCTGCGAGGTCGTGATGACCGCCATGTTCATCGCGATCATCCTGGGTTCCACGGATAAGCGCGCCCCAGCCGGTTTCGCGCCGATTGCCATTGGCCTGGGCCTCACGCTGATTCATCTTATCAGCATTCCGGTTACCAACACGTCGGTCAACCCGGCCCGAAGCACGGGTCCCGCGTTGTTTGTGGGCGGTTGGGCGCTGGCGCAGTTGTGGATGTTCTGGGTGGCGCCGATACTCGGCGCGGTGCTCGGCGGCATTGCTTACAAAGCGATTGGGGGCGAAGAGAGAACCGCGTAG
- a CDS encoding HEAT repeat domain-containing protein, with translation MTRTRLTAACLAAAWMAVAICALGVAPAAADDATEDQCIAVLTGDAGWQPKYEACYRLRQIGTEKSIPALASLLGDEKLSHMARYALENMPFPEVKDALRDALKKTSGAPRMGVAISLGVLRDEKAVPQLAGLLKDSDTDTVRAAAGALGRIGTPKASKALLAFSTGASDAVKPAVVEGLLTAGERLLADNKAKTAVAIYETLLKPEWPEQARAGAFRGWAVTEPKLTTERVLTALRGEDTVLRDAAALVVASTKGAEDTAAYTAAIAALPAAGQAALLRGLANRGDAAAHDAVAALVASNDKSVKLAAVNALAKLGTPNDVAALAALVASDDAEVAQAAEFTLANVKGKDFDAAIAASAESTPPAVRARLLVLLAIRMSELAVPTADKALASDDATVRGAALKALAQLGKKDQVPLVVDVLKKAADDSQRTDAADALGSIGAVIGDEAMPAILEGMNGATPEASIALLRTLVRIGTPTALDAVIAAMKGPDAAIGDEATKVLSNWPSADAAPHLLALAKDKNATRHDLGLRGYVRLAQADASLDNKATMLTTAMDLARRKEEKWLVLAAWGAVPSKQAIDALVPFLKDGDIRNEAAAALISVSAALVKQSPDRKDVASQALKAVLDKCKDEGIRERAQKTLDSFGG, from the coding sequence ATGACACGCACACGATTGACGGCGGCCTGCCTCGCAGCCGCATGGATGGCGGTGGCGATTTGCGCCTTGGGCGTCGCTCCCGCTGCCGCGGACGACGCCACCGAAGACCAATGCATCGCCGTGTTGACGGGCGACGCGGGTTGGCAGCCGAAGTACGAGGCTTGCTATCGCCTGCGGCAGATCGGCACGGAAAAGTCCATCCCCGCACTCGCTTCTCTCCTCGGCGACGAGAAGCTCTCTCACATGGCACGGTACGCACTTGAGAACATGCCGTTTCCGGAAGTGAAGGATGCATTGCGGGACGCACTGAAGAAGACCTCCGGCGCGCCTCGCATGGGCGTGGCCATTTCGCTTGGCGTATTGCGCGATGAGAAGGCCGTGCCGCAGTTGGCTGGCCTGTTGAAGGATTCGGATACGGACACGGTGCGCGCTGCCGCCGGCGCGTTGGGCCGCATTGGCACGCCCAAAGCTTCCAAGGCGCTGTTGGCGTTCAGCACCGGCGCATCCGATGCGGTCAAGCCTGCCGTCGTTGAAGGATTGCTCACGGCGGGCGAGCGCTTGTTGGCGGACAACAAGGCCAAAACGGCCGTGGCGATTTATGAAACGTTGCTTAAACCGGAATGGCCGGAGCAGGCGCGCGCGGGCGCGTTTCGCGGCTGGGCCGTCACGGAACCGAAGTTGACCACGGAGCGCGTGCTTACGGCGCTGCGCGGAGAGGACACGGTCCTCCGGGATGCCGCCGCGCTGGTCGTCGCATCGACGAAAGGCGCGGAAGACACCGCGGCGTATACGGCGGCGATTGCCGCACTTCCCGCGGCGGGCCAGGCGGCGTTGCTTCGCGGTCTCGCGAATCGTGGCGATGCCGCCGCGCACGACGCCGTCGCGGCGCTCGTTGCAAGCAATGACAAGAGTGTGAAGCTCGCGGCAGTCAATGCGCTCGCGAAACTGGGCACTCCGAACGACGTGGCGGCTCTTGCCGCGTTGGTGGCCTCGGACGACGCGGAAGTTGCGCAAGCAGCCGAATTCACGCTCGCGAACGTAAAGGGCAAAGACTTCGACGCCGCGATAGCCGCGTCCGCCGAATCGACGCCCCCCGCTGTCCGTGCGCGCCTGCTGGTGCTCCTCGCGATTCGCATGTCCGAACTGGCCGTGCCCACCGCCGACAAGGCGCTTGCCAGCGATGACGCGACCGTGCGCGGCGCGGCTCTGAAAGCTCTGGCGCAGTTGGGCAAGAAGGATCAGGTTCCTCTCGTGGTTGATGTGCTCAAGAAAGCCGCGGACGATTCGCAGCGGACGGACGCGGCGGATGCCCTCGGTTCGATCGGCGCCGTCATCGGCGACGAGGCCATGCCCGCCATTCTAGAAGGGATGAACGGCGCGACGCCTGAAGCGTCGATCGCATTACTGCGAACGCTGGTGCGCATTGGCACGCCCACCGCGTTGGATGCGGTAATTGCCGCCATGAAGGGCCCGGATGCCGCAATTGGCGACGAGGCAACAAAAGTCTTGTCGAACTGGCCTTCGGCCGATGCCGCCCCGCACTTGCTGGCCCTGGCGAAAGACAAGAACGCGACGCGTCACGATCTCGGTCTGCGCGGTTACGTTCGGTTGGCGCAAGCCGACGCTTCGCTCGACAACAAGGCGACAATGCTGACCACGGCGATGGACCTTGCCCGCCGCAAGGAAGAGAAGTGGCTCGTGCTTGCCGCGTGGGGCGCGGTGCCCTCGAAGCAAGCCATCGACGCCCTGGTGCCTTTCCTAAAGGACGGCGACATTCGTAACGAAGCGGCTGCCGCACTCATCTCCGTTTCGGCGGCCCTCGTGAAACAGTCCCCCGACCGCAAGGACGTGGCGTCTCAAGCCCTCAAAGCGGTCCTCGACAAATGCAAAGACGAAGGCATTCGCGAGCGCGCCCAGAAGACTCTGGATAGCTTCGGCGGATAA
- a CDS encoding Gfo/Idh/MocA family oxidoreductase: MQKAMAAAGGFAVAPNIITSGALGAAGRTPASERITVGVIGVSGRGRDDMRAFMAQPDTQVVAVCDVYKERRDMAKTQVDQQYGNQDCATYIDMLEMLDRKDIDAVLIATGDNWHSGASIMAARAGKDIYCEKPLSVCINESRAVAETMRKLGRVFQCGTQRRSLGNFRFAAELALSGKLGKLKEMHAEESSGFQVLDYSILPEEPEPPKDVFDWNRWLGPAQWRPYNSKYPTRGFWSGHVDFSGGSICEWGSHTVDLCQWANNTDDTGPVEFWKEDKWHCARYANGVKLVIRTGLRFGSCPVRYEGEEGWVETGDSGQVDAYPKSLLGNKGFDGGYPQDNHVRTFLDCIKTRQQPNANADIAHRSISVCHVANICKRLGRPIKWDPVNEVCIDDPEANRLTSRAYREPWYL; the protein is encoded by the coding sequence AAGTGAGCGCATTACGGTGGGCGTCATCGGCGTGAGCGGGCGCGGGCGCGACGATATGCGCGCGTTCATGGCGCAGCCGGACACGCAGGTCGTCGCGGTGTGCGACGTATACAAAGAGCGCCGGGACATGGCGAAGACGCAGGTCGATCAGCAGTATGGCAATCAGGATTGCGCCACGTATATCGACATGTTGGAGATGTTGGACCGCAAGGATATCGACGCGGTGCTCATCGCGACGGGCGACAATTGGCATTCGGGTGCGTCGATCATGGCGGCGCGCGCGGGCAAGGACATCTACTGCGAGAAGCCGTTGAGCGTGTGCATCAATGAGTCGCGGGCGGTCGCAGAGACGATGCGTAAGCTGGGCCGCGTGTTTCAGTGCGGCACGCAGCGCCGCAGCCTCGGCAACTTCCGGTTTGCGGCAGAGTTGGCGCTCAGCGGCAAGCTTGGCAAGCTAAAGGAAATGCACGCGGAAGAGTCCTCCGGATTCCAAGTCCTCGATTACTCCATCCTCCCGGAAGAACCGGAACCTCCGAAGGACGTGTTCGATTGGAACCGTTGGCTGGGACCCGCGCAGTGGCGTCCGTATAACAGCAAATATCCGACGCGCGGATTCTGGAGCGGTCACGTGGATTTCAGCGGCGGCTCGATCTGCGAATGGGGCAGCCACACGGTCGATCTGTGCCAATGGGCGAACAATACGGACGATACGGGTCCGGTGGAGTTTTGGAAAGAGGACAAGTGGCATTGCGCGCGGTATGCGAACGGCGTGAAGCTCGTCATTCGCACGGGACTCCGGTTCGGGTCGTGCCCGGTGCGTTACGAGGGCGAGGAAGGCTGGGTGGAAACGGGCGACTCGGGCCAAGTGGACGCCTATCCGAAATCGTTGCTGGGCAACAAGGGGTTTGACGGGGGCTACCCGCAAGACAATCACGTGCGCACGTTCTTGGATTGCATCAAGACGCGGCAACAGCCGAACGCGAACGCGGACATCGCGCACCGTTCGATCAGCGTGTGTCACGTCGCGAATATCTGCAAGCGTCTCGGCCGTCCCATCAAGTGGGACCCCGTGAACGAAGTGTGCATCGACGATCCCGAAGCGAACCGCCTGACGTCGCGGGCGTATCGCGAACCTTGGTACCTCTAG